The following DNA comes from Synergistaceae bacterium.
GCGTGAAAACTGGCTCAAGAACCGAGGCAGGAAATACAAACAGGCAAACGCCTGTCAAAGACGCCTCAAGACAATACTTGGAAGAACGGTTAGAGACATCACAAGAAAAGCGACCGAGGAACAATTAACGGGCAAACTTGGTAAATTCCTATCAATGGCAGAACAGGTGCTGGAACAGAAGCGCGAAGATAAAAACAAGATCTACAGTTATTTTGAACCAGAGACATCCTGTATTGCAAAAGGCAAGGTACACAAGAAATACGAATTTGGTTCCAAGGCATCAATAGTAACGACCCAGAAAGGCAACTGGATACTTGGGACAAAGACATACAAGGGATCACCGAACGACATCACGACACTGTCGGACACACTGGAGCAGGTACAGCAAATGACTGGAGCCTATCCGGAAGAAGTTTACTGTGACAAAGGTTACAGGGGTAAAAAAGTGCATGAAAATCTGCAATGCAAAGTCTTGATACCTGGGATAAAACAGAAAGTTACCGCAGTCCAGAAGAAAAGACTCAAGCGAAGAAATGCGATAGAACCCGTAATAGGGCACCTGAAAGAAGATCACGGTATGGCAAGGAACTACCTGAAGGGCAGGATAGGGGATGAAATAAACGCCCTGATGGCATCCTGCGGCTTCAACCTGAAAAAGCTGCTGAAATCGGTCAGGGCTTTTTTGTCTCAATTAACAGAAAGCCTGATTTTCGTCGATTTGAGACTGAACGACAAAAATCAGGCAGGACGATTCGGGTATTTGATCGGATAGATGTTTTTCAGTGATAACTATTTAGCGGAGAACCAGTGGCTCTAAAATATTGAAGTCGCTGGATTCCCGATCTCGAAACGCACTCGAAATAGTTCAGTCACTATTGTGATTTGTTATGTCCCTCTTTCGAGGAACAGAGTCCTTCCTGATCAAAAGCATGCGGGAAAGACGGTGGGTAAGTTGAGGTTAATATTTTAATCCGAATATCGGGTGGAAAATACGCTCATCATGCAGAAACTGTGCCTGATCGTCAAACGACTTCTTAGCTTCTTCCCCAAGTGACAGGGCCATTGCCGAAGTGAGAACATGCGTCAGGAAAAGCGGGCCGATAGTGCTGCTGCCAAATGTCGGGCTGTTTGCCGAAACAAAGAAGGTTAGATCGGCAAACCTGCAAACGGGCGCAGCTGCACTGTCTGTTATCGTAACGACCTTTGCGCCGTTTTTGTGCGCCATTTCAACGGCCTCGGTAACCTCGACCGCATAACTCGGAAGCTCGCAAACTACAACGAGATCCCCGTCGGCGATGCAGCGCACCTGTTCCCAGAGCGAAAGGCTTCCACGGCGGAGCAAAACAGCCTTCCTGGCCATGACGGCCAGCCTCATCTGCATAAGTTCCGCTACCAGCGACGATATGCCCCATCCTACACAGTAGATACTGTTAGCTTTTTTTGCCATCTCACAGAACTTATCCGTACCTTCTGTCGTAAGCTGCGCCATCGTGTCATCGAGGTTCGCATGCTCCGCACGGAAAACACTGTCAGGAAAAGTTTCGCTTGAACTCACCGCCCGCGCAAGGAGCGCGGCGGGGTTGATCTGTTCAAGTATCGCCGTCTGCAGGCAGCTCTTAAGTTCGGCATAGCCTGAAAACCCGAGCATCTGAGCTACTCTTACCAGCTGTGCTTTCGAAACTTTAAGTTCATCGGCTATATCGCCTATCGAGCGGAATGAAGCCTCTCTCATGTTTGCAAGAAGGTATTCCGCCACACGGCGAGCCTTGTTGGGCATAGTATGTGCTCTTTCCACGAGCAAAGTTTTAAGCTGGGTACTGTCCATAATGGAACACTCCTTATTTCTCCGATAATATTGAATCATTGTTGCTGATTTAAGAGATAAGTTTATTGTTCTATCCCATAGTTGTCAACGGTTGTCAAATTTTTTTATAATCGGTTCAGTGGAAATACTTAGTAAACCCCGCGAGACATTCTACATGTAAATGGCATGTTCATTCAAATATGCGGCTTCGTCAAACAATATCTTTTGCTGCAAAATCCCTGCGGCCACAATAGGAAACAGTGACCCACCGCAGACAATACGGGACGAGACCCGCGGATCTGTGAGTTAATGCATCTGGCTGCATTGATCTATTTAAAGAGGATCCCAGCTGCCCTCGTTCCGATCTCTCATGACAGGACAATATACCATCCCATATTCAGCTGTCCTGAGACAGGCATTGCATGAGATGCATGCCGATGGCCTGGGATCCTCTTCATACCAGCGGTTGACAAGATCGGGCTCCGCGTTGAACGGCCGACTGAGGCCAAAGAGGTCACATACCCCTCTTTGGAGCAGATCGGAAATCACAGGCAAGCTTCTGAGGCCTCCGGTAAGCACAACTATCTGTTTGGACGAAACATATTTTTTGAGCTCGGCGGCGTACTCTCGGAAAGGGGCCTCAGTTCCTCCGGCTGATATCCCTATGACAGAGGGGGAATTTGCGGCTCCGGCATAGCCTGTGCCGTATGAAACTTCTATCCCGTCGGCTCCGTCGCTAAGGAGGGTTTTAGCAACAGCCAGACCATCTTCAGTTTTATAGCCTTCAGCAGTACCTTCCGCAATACTTATCTTGAACCAGATAGGGAAGTCTATTCCTACAGCTTCTCGTACATCGGAAAGGATCTCACGAAATATCCTCATCCTGTTTTCAAGAGGGCCGCCGTATATATCATCGCGCCTGTTTATAACAGGAGAGAGGAATTGTGTCAGCAGCAACCCATGTCCGCCATGTATTTCTACGCCGTCGGCGCCGCCTTTTTGGGCACGGCGGGCAGATGCCGCAAAATCCGCGCGTATACTGAGGATGTCACTCTGTGTGAGCGGTTCGGTCCCAAAATCACGACCGGGATGGATACCGCCGGACGGAGAAAAAGATCGCGTACCGCCGATCACCGCGGCATCGCGCTGGCCGCCCGCATGACATATCTGGACTATCAGCTTTGAATCAAATCGCTGCACTGCATCCGCAAGAACAGCGACATCACTGATCCGCTCATCCGTGTCAAGCCCCCACTGCCGTCTCAACGACTTGCCATTCCGATTAACATATGCAGATCCTGTGATGATCGTACCCGCTCCTCCTGCCGCTATCTCGGTATGACGTCCTATCTCGGCTGAAGATATTTCCCCTGTATCGTCATCCGCTCCTGCAAGCCATGTCGCGGAACGCAGAAACCTGTTCCTGGCAGAAAAAGAAGGGTTCTCAAATCTATCAAACAATGCAATTGTTTTTTCTTTCCATGTCACAAAAAACGGCCCCTTTCATCGTTTTAAGTCATATTATCCCGGAGAAGCCCAAAATGATACGGTTGGCTATTATACTCTCTGCCTATGCTTTTCCTGAATTTGATATCGTGCCGCTTGAGGTTATCCCAATAATGGAGACCAATATCAGCAGCACTTGGCCGGAGGAAAGTATCTCAGAAGAGACGCAGCTTTTTCCATTGAGAGACCGGTATAATCTGCAAGGCGGCCGAGGCCGAAACCGCCGTGGCCTGTGAATTTCGAGATCTGTCCTATCGGAACTGTCCAAGGTCCGGCCCAGTTGTTCCGTGTAAGTTTCCGCACAAGCATCTCGCTTTGGATCATTTCACCCAGAGCGGGATGGTGCGGTCCGCCGCGCACCTGAGACGCCAGCAGCTCAGATTCCTGAAGCCCGACACGTATGGGACGAAACCCAAGTGACGTCGCAGTATCAAGGAATCTCCCGCCCCATTTTACCGCCTCAGGTACAGATATGGGCCTGTAGCGGCCGCTTTGAAAC
Coding sequences within:
- a CDS encoding IS5 family transposase produces the protein MKPKTTEDPQNRIFQMRLENMINMEHELVLLSEKINWKAFEKKFGEVYIQDVGRPGLPTRLMVGLHYLKGLHDLSDEAVVEGFLENPYWQYFCGMEFFEHKLPLNSSSMTRWRKRIGPRGFETLLKETIETALSINCLKQKDMLKVTVDTTVQEKNITFPTDVKLYAKGTEILVREAKKAGIGLRQTYARTVPMLERENWLKNRGRKYKQANACQRRLKTILGRTVRDITRKATEEQLTGKLGKFLSMAEQVLEQKREDKNKIYSYFEPETSCIAKGKVHKKYEFGSKASIVTTQKGNWILGTKTYKGSPNDITTLSDTLEQVQQMTGAYPEEVYCDKGYRGKKVHENLQCKVLIPGIKQKVTAVQKKRLKRRNAIEPVIGHLKEDHGMARNYLKGRIGDEINALMASCGFNLKKLLKSVRAFLSQLTESLIFVDLRLNDKNQAGRFGYLIG
- a CDS encoding NADH:flavin oxidoreductase, with protein sequence MTWKEKTIALFDRFENPSFSARNRFLRSATWLAGADDDTGEISSAEIGRHTEIAAGGAGTIITGSAYVNRNGKSLRRQWGLDTDERISDVAVLADAVQRFDSKLIVQICHAGGQRDAAVIGGTRSFSPSGGIHPGRDFGTEPLTQSDILSIRADFAASARRAQKGGADGVEIHGGHGLLLTQFLSPVINRRDDIYGGPLENRMRIFREILSDVREAVGIDFPIWFKISIAEGTAEGYKTEDGLAVAKTLLSDGADGIEVSYGTGYAGAANSPSVIGISAGGTEAPFREYAAELKKYVSSKQIVVLTGGLRSLPVISDLLQRGVCDLFGLSRPFNAEPDLVNRWYEEDPRPSACISCNACLRTAEYGMVYCPVMRDRNEGSWDPL
- a CDS encoding MurR/RpiR family transcriptional regulator produces the protein MDSTQLKTLLVERAHTMPNKARRVAEYLLANMREASFRSIGDIADELKVSKAQLVRVAQMLGFSGYAELKSCLQTAILEQINPAALLARAVSSSETFPDSVFRAEHANLDDTMAQLTTEGTDKFCEMAKKANSIYCVGWGISSLVAELMQMRLAVMARKAVLLRRGSLSLWEQVRCIADGDLVVVCELPSYAVEVTEAVEMAHKNGAKVVTITDSAAAPVCRFADLTFFVSANSPTFGSSTIGPLFLTHVLTSAMALSLGEEAKKSFDDQAQFLHDERIFHPIFGLKY